A window from Fragaria vesca subsp. vesca linkage group LG5, FraVesHawaii_1.0, whole genome shotgun sequence encodes these proteins:
- the LOC101307402 gene encoding disease resistance protein RGA2-like, producing MAEALVGVLVERLVSITLDKVGQELNLVIGVDKEIENLTLSLRKIEALLEDAEQRQVQDGSVRVWLSNLKEVSDAIEEVLDEWRYEILKQQFSEKQRGEEGSDHQNAPVHVSKKQQVCFPIPSPCCSTSGVNRVVRHHGIARKIIDLSERVASIAAEGKTFQLQDFQSRPEGPEQRIKIQETSSIPDVSFGRECEKESLVSKLLNDDVDEQNRIPHIPNESSEEQDSVEESLLSINPTVPSVIPIDDGDEQNIIPHIPNESSEEQDSVEVSLIFSINPTVPSIILIVGMGGIGKTTLSQLVYDDRRVKAHFDRRIWVCVPFPFEEIQILAAIAQDLGIPYHPKENALETYSRFIFDSITKEKTKFLIVLDGVWKPKEEKWNQVIKPLRVGAKGSKILVTTRIEKTAYMMRAGNNIIHLKMLSEQNCEELFFHFAGMDRRETKEPKMLEVGKEIVRKCRGLPLAAKTLGSLMHSKQTLKEWEDVKNSSIWKLKEFEQSVFQPLLLSYYDLAPTIRKCFLYCAIFPKDYLIDKFELIYLWMAQGYLCAKEETEEYMVGEEYFDDLIMRSLFEDFERDDKRNITGCKMHDSVREFLQYLSKSEFLVMDVRRSKFKPPNEKVRHMFLTFDSVTCTSVYFPITNLRTVIMDGEWVFGLKDLFKLKSLRALDLSKYWGVIPYDIGGLIHLRYLKLSHNPSKELPETLCDLYYLQTLILDSCHLLEKLPHGMEKLVNLKHLDVRGCVSLDISAVEKLAVMRTLWKT from the coding sequence ATGGCTGAAGCACTTGTTGGCGTACTTGTAGAGCGCTTGGTTTCGATCACATTGGACAAGGTCGGCCAAGAGCTGAATCTGGTCATAGGTGTTGACAAAGAAATTGAAAACCTCACCCTCAGTCTCCGAAAAATCGAAGCTCTGCTGGAGGATGCAGAGCAAAGACAAGTGCAGGATGGAAGTGTCAGAGTATGGCTGAGCAACTTGAAAGAAGTGTCCGACGCAATTGAAGAGGTGTTGGATGAGTGGCGCTATGAAATTCTTAAGCAGCAATTTTCTGAGAAACAGCGAGGAGAAGAAGGCAGTGATCATCAAAATGCTCCTGTACATGTTTCTAAGAAGCAGCAGGTATGTTTCCCTATTCCTTCACCTTGTTGTTCTACTAGTGGAGTCAATCGAGTAGTTCGTCATCATGGCATTGCAAGAAAGATAATAGATCTGAGTGAGAGGGTGGCTTCAATTGCTGCTGAAGGAAAAACTTTTCAGCTTCAAGATTTTCAGAGTAGACCTGAAGGTCCTGAACAACGCATTAAAATTCAGGAAACTTCTTCTATTCCTGACGTATCATTTGGTCGAGAATGTGAGAAAGAGAGTTTAGTAAGCAAGTTACTAAATGATGATGTTGATGAACAAAACAGAATTCCCCACATCCCTAATGAGAGTAGTGAAGAACAGGATAGTGTGGAAGAGAGTCTTCTCTCTATCAATCCTACTGTTCCTTCTGTCATTCCGATTGATGATGGTGATGAACAAAACATAATTCCCCACATCCCTAATGAGAGTAGTGAAGAACAGGATAGTGTGGAAGTGAGTCTAATTTTCTCTATCAATCCTACTGTTCCTTCTATCATTCTGATTGTCGGAATGGGAGGGATCGGTAAGACCACTCTTTCTCAGCTAGTGTATGATGATAGGAGAGTGAAAGCTCATTTTGATAGGAGAATATGGGTATGTGTCCCATTCCCTTTTGAAGAGATCCAAATTCTTGCAGCTATCGCTCAAGATCTTGGTATTCCATATCACCCAAAAGAAAATGCTTTGGAAACTTATTCCCGATTTATATTTGACAGCATTACAAAAGAAAAAACAAAATTCCTCATAGTCCTAGATGGTGTATGGAAGCCAAAGGAAGAGAAATGGAATCAAGTGATCAAACCTCTGAGGGTGGGTGCTAAAGGGAGTAAAATACTGGTGACCACCCGAATTGAAAAGACTGCGTATATGATGAGGGCAGGCAATAACATCATCCATTTGAAAATGTTAAGTGAACAAAATTGCGAAGAGTTGTTCTTTCATTTTGCAGGCATGGACAGAAGAGAAACGAAGGAGCCTAAAATGCTTGAAGTTGGTAAAGAAATTGTAAGGAAGTGTCGGGGTTTGCCTCTTGCTGCCAAGACTTTGGGTAGTCTCATGCATAGTAAGCAAACATTGAAAGAGTGGGAAGATGTTAAGAACAGCAGTATATGGAAATTGAAAGAGTTTGAGCAAAGTGTATTTCAACCTCTATTGCTGAGTTATTATGATCTGGCTCCAACCATTAGAAAATGTTTTTTGTATTGTGCTATATTTCCTAAAGATTATCTAATTGATAAGTTTGAGTTGATTTATCTATGGATGGCACAAGGTTATCTTTGTGCCAAGGAAGAGACAGAAGAATACATGGTGGGTGAAGAATATTTTGATGACTTAATAATGCGGTCTTTATTTGAAGATTTTGAGAGAGATGATAAAAGAAACATAACAGGTTGCAAAATGCACGATAGTGTTCGTGAATTTCTGCAATATCTGTCCAAAAGTGAATTCCTTGTCATGGATGTTAGAAGATCTAAATTCAAGCCTCCAAATGAGAAGGTTCGTCACATGTTCTTAACATTTGACAGTGTGACATGTACGAGTGTGTATTTTCCTATAACAAATTTGCGCACGGTGATAATGGATGGGGAGTGGGTATTTGGGTTAAAGGATCTTTTCAAATTGAAAAGTCTTAGGGCTCTGGATTTGAGCAAGTATTGGGGAGTTATTCCATATGATATCGGAGGATTGATACACCTGAGATACCTCAAGTTAAGTCACAATCCTTCGAAGGAATTGCCTGAAACTCTGTGTGATCTGTATTATCTGCAGACCTTGATACTTGACTCCTGCCATTTACTAGAAAAATTACCACACGGCATGGAGAAGCTGGTAAACTTGAAGCACCTCGACGTTAGGGGATGTGTTAGTCTGGATATAAGTGCAGTTGAGAAATTAGCTGTTATGCGAACACTATGGAAGACTTGA
- the LOC101307698 gene encoding uncharacterized protein LOC101307698, with protein MKSLNVVDIIHIKAVCTSWMYVVKHYPLPQSPWLMLPSNDQNNVTSRCFYDVAGKPGTFYTMTNLPRLLRFMVYRFVTWMVSDSGPKSRRACVLSTFRRSISKVVLSSDPARNNNFTAAAVFNEKQKSGLAYCKKGYMTWIELYMHSELYSDVLFHGDDQLFALGRKGSLIHVWNLKGNPFVTKTITFEPCGRETVARVVERFIYGRYESYLVESLGEILLVVRTISLRYSPYRTVSFRVYKVNVTKSKLEKVECLDDRVLFVGGNQSVSLSTRDFSALELNSVCFTDDGWSMMNVNYNGLDKGDYGGHDLGVYSLEDKVVKRFDEIDDERIVYPPPFWILP; from the exons ATGAAAAGCCTTAATGTCGTCGACATAATTCACATCAAAGCTGTTTGCACTTCATGGATGTACGTCGTAAAACACTATCCGCTGCCTCAATCTCCATGGCTCATGCTCCCCAGTAATGATCAAAACAACGTCACCTCTCGCTGCTTCTATGATGTTGCAGGCAAACCTGGTACGTTTTACACGATGACCAACCTTCCGAGGCTTCTCCGATTCATGGTGTATAGGTTCGTCACATGGATGGTTAGTGATTCTGGACCGAAAAGCCGTCGTGCATGTGTTTTATCCACTTTCAG ACGTAGTATTAGTAAGGTTGTTCTTTCTTCCGACCCAGCTCGGAACAACAATTTCACGGCGGCTGCCGTGTTTAACGAGAAACAAAAATCAGGGCTCGCGTACTGTAAGAAGGGGTACATGACGTGGATCGAATTATATATGCACAGTGAGTTATATAGTGATGTGTTATTCCACGGTGATGACCAGCTCTTTGCGCTTGGCCGGAAGGGATCGTTGATTCATGTTTGGAACTTGAAAGGAAATCCCTTTGTCACGAAAACCATTACGTTTGAACCCTGCGGGAGAGAAACGGTGGCCAGAGTTGTCGAGCGCTTTATCTATGGAAGATATGAGAGTTATTTGGTCGAGAGTTTGGGTGAGATATTGTTAGTAGTGCGGACTATATCGCTAAGATATTCCCCCTATAGAACCGTTAGCTTTAGGGTTTACAAGGTGAACGTGACGAAGTCGAAATTGGAGAAGGTGGAGTGTTTGGATGACCGGGTTTTATTTGTGGGCGGAAATCAATCGGTGTCGTTATCAACTCGGGATTTTTCGGCACTTGAACTGAATTCTGTTTGCTTCACGGATGATGGATGGTCTATGATGAATGTTAATTACAATGGTCTTGATAAGGGTGATTATGGTGGCCATGATCTTGGAGTATACAGTTTAGAAGATAAAGTTGTGAAGCGATTTGATGAAATTGATGATGAGCGGATCGTTTATCCTCCACCCTTTTGGATTCTTCCTTGA
- the LOC101308290 gene encoding MATE efflux family protein DTX1-like produces the protein MAQVSSSLWTPLVPNEGRNDGIDAETSRQGFGSVDDVIEEAKKQLWLAGPLIAVSLLQCSLQITSVMFVGHLGELALSGASLASSFAAVTGFDILLGMASALETLCGQAYGAKQYHMLGVHMQRGMLTLVVVSMPLALIWFYTGTILIALGQDHEISKEAGTFNRWMIPSLFAYSLLQCLNRFLQTQNNVFPMMISSGITAFLHIIVCWALCFKVGLGSKGAALAISISNWVNLLLLASYVIFSPVCKNTWTGFSKEALHDILSFIKLAIPSAIMICFEYWTFEMVVLLSGLLPNPKLETSVLSISLNTCWTVYMVSVGLGSAISTRVSNELGAGRPQSARLALQVMIIMALSEGAAIAIATVSVRHVWGKLYSNENEVITYVAKMMPLLALSDFLDGFQCVLSGAARGCGWQNLCVYINLGAYYVVGIPTAVLFAFILHIGGMGLWMGIICALLVQVTALVAVNACTDWSQEALKAADRVQDTSLVTDKAVA, from the exons ATGGCACAAGTGAGCTCAAGTCTTTGGACTCCTCTGGTTCCAAACGAAGGGAGAAACGATGGAATCGATGCCGAAACATCCCGGCAAGGATTTGGTAGTGTGGATGATGTTATTGAAGAAGCTAAGAAGCAACTATGGCTAGCAGGGCCTCTTATTGCAGTAAGTCTGCTGCAGTGTAGCTTACAGATCACGTCAGTCATGTTCGTCGGCCATCTCGGAGAGCTTGCACTTTCCGGTGCTTCCTTGGCCTCTTCGTTCGCTGCAGTAACCGGATTTGATATCTTG TTGGGAATGGCAAGTGCGTTAGAGACGCTATGTGGGCAAGCCTATGGGGCTAAACAGTACCACATGCTTGGAGTCCATATGCAACGAGGAATGCTAACATTGGTAGTAGTGAGCATGCCCTTGGCACTCATTTGGTTTTACACAGGCACCATTCTCATTGCTCTTGGCCAAGACCACGAGATATCCAAAGAAGCAGGAACTTTCAACCGATGGATGATACCGAGTCTTTTCGCCTATAGCCTCCTCCAATGCCTCAATAGATTCTTACAGACGCAAAACAATGTGTTTCCAATGATGATAAGCTCTGGAATCACAGCTTTTCTTCACATCATAGTCTGTTGGGCACTTTGCTTTAAAGTTGGCTTAGGCAGCAAAGGCGCAGCATTGGCCATTAGCATTTCGAATTGGGTGAATCTGTTGTTATTGGCAAGTTATGTGATATTCTCGCCAGTCTGCAAGAACACTTGGACAGGATTCTCAAAAGAGGCATTGCATGATATCTTAAGCTTTATCAAGCTTGCCATTCCATCAGCTATAATGATATG TTTCGAATATTGGACATTCGAAATGGTTGTTCTCTTGTCCGGTCTCCTCCCAAACCCAAAACTTGAGACATCTGTGTTATCAATAAG CCTTAACACATGTTGGACGGTCTATATGGTATCAGTTGGTCTTGGCAGTGCTATAAG TACAAGAGTATCGAATGAATTGGGTGCCGGAAGGCCACAAAGTGCACGGTTAGCTCTACAAGTCATGATCATAATGGCTTTATCCGAGGGTGCTGCTATAGCAATAGCTACAGTATCAGTCCGCCATGTTTGGGGAAAGCTCTACAGCAATGAGAATGAAGTGATCACATATGTTGCTAAAATGATGCCACTGCTTGCACTATCTGACTTCTTGGATGGATTCCAATGTGTGCTTTCAG GAGCTGCTAGAGGGTGTGGATGGCAAAATCTTTGTGTTTACATAAACCTTGGGGCTTACTATGTTGTTGGAATTCCTACTGCTGTGCTTTTTGCTTTCATCCTTCATATTGGAGGCATGGGGCTCTGGATGGGAATCATTTGTGCACTTCTTGTTCAAGTTACCGCACTTGTTGCAGTAAATGCCTGCACTGACTGGTCTCAAGAG GCCCTGAAAGCTGCTGATAGAGTTCAGGATACCAGCTTGGTGACAGACAAGGCAGTAGCTTAG
- the LOC101299088 gene encoding probable histone chaperone ASF1A-like, protein MSAVNITNVAVLDNPSAFLNPFQFEISYECLASLKDDLEWKLIYVGSAEDETYDQLLESVLVGPVNVGNYRFVFQADPPDPSKIRDEDIIGVTVLLLTCSYMGQEFVRVGYYVNNDYDDEQLREEPPPKLLIDRVQRNILADKPRVTKFPINFHPENNEHEEPAPPSLDDSTEPKQPLSSPDFPTESNINAEEQTLPPVSSLGSVEN, encoded by the exons ATGAGTGCCGTCAACATCACAAACGTCGCCGTTTTGGACAACCCCTCGGCTTTCCTCAACCCCTTCCAGTTCGAAATCTCCTACGAGTGCTTGGCTTCTCTCAAAGACG ACTTGGAATGGAAGCTCATATATGTTGGATCTGCTGAAGATGAGACCTATGACCAACTTTTGGAGAGTGTGCTTGTTGGTCCTGTCAATGTTGGCAACTACCGTTTTGTATTTCAG GCTGACCCTCCAGACCCGTCAAAAATACGTGATGAAGATATCATTGGTGTCACAGTGCTGCTGTTGACATGTTCTTATATGGGGCAGGAGTTTGTTAGGGTGGGATACTATGTGAACAATGATTATGATGATGAACAACTGAGAGAGGAACCTCCCCCTAAGTTGTTGATTGATAGGGTCCAGAGAAACATTTTAGCTGACAAGCCGCGAGTCACAAAATTCCCAATTAATTTTCATCCGGAGAACAATGAACACGAGGAGCCAGCTCCCCCTTCACTTGATGATTCAACAGAACCAAAGCAGCCTCTGTCTTCGCCTGATTTTCCAACTGAATCAAACATCAATGCAGAAGAACAAACCCTTCCACCTGTATCATCTCTTGGAAGTGTGGAAAATTAG
- the LOC101298798 gene encoding ATP synthase subunit beta, mitochondrial-like produces MASRRLLSTLARSSVRRSPSKSPISNSHPRLTSPSPPPHRASPYGYLLSRVAEYATAAAAETKSVSPAGPKDGAKGKITDEFTGKGAIGQVCQVIGAVVDVRFEEGLPPILTALEVLDNSIRLVLEVAQHLGESMVRTIAMDGTEGLVRGQRVLNTGSPITVPVGRSTLGRIMNVIGEPIDHRGDITTEHYLPIHREAPAFVEQATEQQILVTGIKVVDLLAPYQRGGKIGLFGGAGVGKTVLIMELINNVAKAHGGFSVFAGVGERTREGNDLYREMIESGVIKLGEKQADSKCALVYGQMNEPPGARARVGLTGLTVAEHFRDAEGQDVLLFIDNIFRFTQANSEVSALLGRIPSAVGYQPTLATDLGGLQERITTTKKGSITSVQAIYVPADDLTDPAPATTFAHLDATTVLSRQISELGIYPAVDPLDSTSRMLSPHILGEEHYNTARGVQKVLQNYKNLQDIIAILGMDELSEDDKLTVARARKIQRFLSQPFHVAEVFTGAPGKYVELKESIQSFQGVLDGKFDDLSEQSFYMVGGIEEVIAKAEKIAKENA; encoded by the exons ATGGCTTCCCGTCGGCTCTTATCCACTCTCGCCCGTTCCTCCGTTCGCCGATCTCCGTCCAAATCTCCGATCTCCAACTCCCACCCCAGGCTCACCTCCCCCTCCCCTCCGCCCCACCGCGCATCGCCCTACGGCTACCTCCTCTCGCGCGTGGCCGAGTACGCCACCGCCGCAGCCGCCGAGACCAAGTCGGTGTCGCCGGCCGGGCCGAAGGATGGCGCCAAGGGAAAAATCACCGACGAGTTCACCGGGAAAGGCGCGATCGGGCAGGTGTGCCAGGTCATCGGAGCCGTCGTCGATGTGAGATTCGAGGAGGGGTTGCCGCCGATCTTGACGGCGCTGGAAGTGCTGGACAACTCGATCCGGTTGGTGCTTGAGGTGGCTCAGCACTTGGGTGAGAGCATGGTCAGGACTATTGCTATGGATGGGACTGAGGGGCTTGTTAGAGGACAGCGCGTGCTCAACACCGGCTCTCCCATCACT GTGCCTGTTGGTAGGTCTACCCTTGGTAGAATCATGAATGTTATTGGAGAGCCCATTGATCATAGAGGCGATATCA CAACCGAACACTATCTGCCCATTCATAGAGAAGCTCCAGCCTTTGTTGAGCAAGCTACTGAACAACAGATCCTTGTTACTGGAATTAAG GTTGTTGACCTTCTTGCTCCATACCAAAGAGGAGGAAAGATTGGATTGTTTGGTGGTGCTGGTGTAGGAAAGACAGTGCTTATTATGGAACTGATCAACAATGTTGCAAAAGCTCATG GTGGTTTCTCCGTGTTTGCCGGTGTTGGAGAACGCACTCGTGAGGGTAATGACTTGTACAGAGAAATGATTGAGAGTGGTGTCATTAAGCTCGGTGAAAAGCAG GCTGACAGCAAATGTGCTCTAGTGTACGGTCAAATGAACGAGCCCCCTGGTGCCCGTGCTCGTGTTGGGTTGACTGGCCTGACTGTGGCAGAACATTTCCGTGATGCTGAAGGGCAAGATGTGCTCCTCTTTATCGACAACATTTTCCGATTTACCCAA GCTAACTCTGAGGTGTCTGCTTTGCTTGGTCGTATCCCATCCGCTGTCGGATACCAACCCACTCTAGCTACTGATCTTGGAGGTCTTCAAGAGCGTATCACAACCACCAAGAAGGGTTCCATTACTTCTGTCCAAGCTATTTATGTGCCTGCTGATGACTTGACAGATCCTGCTCCTGCAACTACTTTTGCTCACTTGGATGCCACAACTGTGTTGTCTAGACAG ATCTCTGAGCTTGGTATCTATCCTGCTGTCGATCCCCTTGATTCCACATCTCGTATGCTCTCTCCCCATATTTTGGGTGAGGAACATTACAACACTGCTCGTGGAGTGCAGAAGGTCCTTCAGAACTACAAGAATTTGCAAGATATCATTGCTATTTTGGGAATGGACGAGCTTAGTGAAGATGATAAATTGACTGTCGCCCGTGCTCGTAAGATTCAACGTTTCTTGAGCCAGCCGTTCCATGTCGCAGAAGTTTTCACCGGTGCCCCCGGAAAGTACGTTGAGTTGAAAGAAAGCATTCAAAGCTTCCAG GGAGTGTTGGATGGGAAGTTCGATGACCTTTCAGAACAATCATTCTACATGGTTGGAGGTATTGAGGAG
- the LOC101307993 gene encoding F-box protein At2g05970-like: protein MVDKAFHRRTTRTEKTTNQPNWSELPPELLELILKSLTAVDIIHIKAVCSSWMHAVKHYPLPQSPWLMLPSNDQNNVTSRCFFDVAGKPGTFYTMTNLFRGFSDSWCIGSSHGWLVILDPNPKAVVHLLHPLSGGRLRLPEIGTIIAEILTSFNNDVQIRRHISKVVLSSDPARNNNFTAAALFEEKQRSGLAYCKKGYITWIEFYKPSDEYSYSDVIFHNDDQLFELRHRNGWLIDVWNLKENPIVMKTIRLQDCRRFTLEEEFERFLCGRYETYLVECLGEILLVERAISLRRSHPNRTVSFEVFKVNLTNSQLEKVECLDDRVLFFDVNQSVSLSTRDFSALERNSIYFTDDRWCMMRRVGKGEGSTAYGGNDIGVYSVEYGVVKPFDEINNERIIDPLPFWILP, encoded by the coding sequence ATGGTTGATAAGGCATTCCACCGACGCACAACAAGGACGGAAAAAACAACCAATCAACCAAACTGGTCCGAGCTACCACCTGAACTCCTAGAGCTCATCTTGAAAAGCCTTACTGCAGTCGACATAATTCACATCAAAGCTGTTTGCAGTTCATGGATGCACGCCGTAAAACACTATCCCCTGCCTCAATCTCCGTGGCTCATGCTCCCCAGTAATGATCAAAACAACGTCACCTCTCGCTGCTTCTTTGATGTTGCAGGCAAACCTGGTACGTTTTACACGATGACCAACCTTTTCCGAGGCTTCTCCGATTCATGGTGTATAGGTTCGTCACATGGATGGTTGGTCATTCTGGACCCAAACCCAAAAGCAGTCGTGCATCTTCTTCATCCACTTTCAGGAGGACGCCTTCGACTCCCGGAGATCGGAACCATTATTGCCGAGATTCTTACCTCCTTCAACAATGACGTTCAAATCAGACGTCATATTAGTAAGGTTGTTCTCTCTTCCGACCCAGCTCGCAACAATAATTTCACGGCGGCTGCCTTGTTTGAGGAGAAACAACGCTCAGGGCTCGCGTACTGTAAGAAGGGCTACATAACGTGGATCGAATTTTATAAGCCAAGTGATGAGTACTCCTATAGTGACGTGATATTCCACAATGATGACCAGCTCTTTGAGCTTCGACATCGGAACGGATGGTTGATTGATGTTTGGAACTTGAAAGAAAATCCCATTGTCATGAAAACCATTAGGTTACAAGACTGCCGGAGATTTACGCTGGAAGAAGAATTCGAACGCTTTCTCTGTGGAAGATATGAGACTTATTTGGTTGAGTGTTTGGGTGAGATATTGTTAGTAGAGCGGGCTATATCACTCAGACGTTCCCATCCCAATAGAACCGTTAGCTTTGAGGTTTTCAAGGTGAACCTCACGAACTCGCAATTGGAGAAGGTGGAGTGTTTAGATGATCGGGTTTTATTTTTCGACGTAAATCAATCTGTGTCGTTATCAACTCGGGATTTTTCGGCACTTGAACGGAATTCCATTTACTTCACAGATGATCGCTGGTGTATGATGAGAAGGGTTGGTAAGGGTGAGGGTAGTACTGCTTATGGTGGCAATGATATTGGAGTCTATAGTGTAGAATATGGAGTTGTGAAGCCATTTGATGAAATTAATAATGAGCGGATCATTGATCCTCTACCCTTTTGGATTCTTCCTTGA